One window of the Nothobranchius furzeri strain GRZ-AD chromosome 3, NfurGRZ-RIMD1, whole genome shotgun sequence genome contains the following:
- the znf16l gene encoding zinc finger protein 16-like yields MSRKRSRFSFETRSDFHRGLMEFPGSAVRADDDFLDLETEDELLCSVSDITEHLGRNITVILETALSEIRKMVSIRIRVLKMELRDKTREIEVLKARLDRDQRDAKDPSPSPATEEPSAEAGCKKHDFSCGAKHSSADPRKSRNVVPGVKKENIDAICDYLMKDKNSKGCVETDGEQVSLDVGHKDEPDESEPHSLSLWSDSGVAGSGPGHTDPDGTPEDIFGMIPSGSKRMYDYEWMVPYSSELKVLKEPKGEDPHTSDLEEEEDGDEDELCTKEEGDLQETQGLLSHHQPSEFPTEPQSSPEEGRSSLEDGTDKAMGGQQFPSHTYICSLCGTFCPDSLFLEEHIKLIHSDVDSIQALKSLQDIRTEPTQAARGPNEDDLGSGSPAGSGQKKELKVEGGYECADCGRHFNYLGNLRQHQRIHTGEKPFICPECGERFRHAARLKSHRLVHSGAQSPFPCPQCGKGFSVLSGLKRHQRVHTGESPYACPQCGRRFKELGNMYTHQRIHSGATPYCCQQCGRSFRHLGTYKSHRCMPVL; encoded by the exons ATGAGTCGGAAAAGAAGCCGATTTAGTTTTGAAACCAGATCTGACTTCCACAGAGGACTAATGGAATTCCCGGGATCAGCGGTTCGAGCAGACGATGATTTCTTGGACTTGGAAACCGAAGATGAGCTCCTCTGTTCGGTCAGTGACATCACGGAGCACTTGGGCAGAAACATCACGGTGATCCTGGAGACAGCGCTGTCTGAGATCCGCAAAATGGTCAGCATTCGGATCCGCGTGCTGAAGATGGAGCTCCGAGACAAAACACGGGagatagaagtgctaaaagccagACTAGACCGAGACCAAAGGGACGCTAAAGACCCGAGCCCCAGCCCAGCCACCGAAGAGCCTTCTGCGGAGGCTGGCTGCAAGAAACACGACTTTAGCTGCGGAGCCAAACACAGCAGCGCCGACCCCAGGAAAAGCAGAAATGTGGTTCCTGGCGTGAAGAAAGAGAACATAGACGCGATCTGCGACTATCTGATGAAAGATAAAAACTCTAAAGGTTGTGTAGAAACTGACGGAGAACAGGTTAGCCTCGATGTGGGTCACAAAGACGAGCCAGACGAATCAGAACCGCACTCTCTCTCCCTGTGGTCGGACAGTGGGGTGGCTGGTTCCGGGCCTGGGCACACGGACCCGGACGGAACCCCCGAGGACATTTTCGGAATGATTCCTTCTGGTAGCAAAAGAATGTATGACTACGAGTGGATGGTTCCGTATTCGTCAGAGCTGAAGG TCCTTAAAGAGCCTAAAGGTGAAGACCCTCATACCAGtgatctggaggaggaggaggatggagaTGAAGATGAGCTGTGCACCAAGGAGGAGGGAGACTTGCAGGAGACCCAGGGGTTGCTGTCCCACCACCAGCCCTCTGAGTTCCCTACTGAACCGCAGAGCTCTCCGGAGGAGGGACGAAGCTCCCTGGAGGACGGGACAGACAAGGCTATGGGGG GCCAGCAGTTTCCCAGCCACACCTACATCTGCTCACTGTGTGGAACCTTCTGCCCTGACTCCTTGTTCCTGGAGGAGCACATCAAACTGATACACTCAGATGTCGATAGTATCCAAGCTCTGAAGAGCCTGCAGGATATCAGGACTGAGCCCACACAGGCGGCAAGGGGGCCCAACGAGGACGACCTTGGATCGGGCTCTCCTGCCGGCAGTGGCCAGAAGAAGGAGTTAAAAGTGGAGGGTGGATATGAATGTGCGGACTGTGGCCGCCATTTTAACTATCTAGGCAACCTTCGGCAGCACCAGCGCATTCACACCGGAGAGAAGCCTTTCATATGTCCCGAGTGTGGGGAGAGATTCCGCCATGCTGCCCGTTTGAAGAGCCACAGGCTGGTGCACAGCGGCGCCCAGAGCCCGTTTCCCTGCCCACAGTGTGGAAAGGGCTTCTCTGTGCTGTCGGGTCTCAAGAGACACCAGCGGGTGCACACCGGTGAAAGCCCATACGCGTGCCCCCAGTGTGGCCGGCGCTTTAAAGAGCTGGGAAACATGTACACCCACCAGAGGATCCACAGTGGGGCTACGCCTTACTGCTGCCAACAGTGTGGACGCAGCTTCCGCCATCTTGGCACGTACAAGAGCCACCGCTGCATGCCGGTGCTGTAA